In the Sandaracinus amylolyticus genome, TCGGCGTCTCCGCCGCGAGCATCAGCACGACGACGATCGTGCCCGCGACGAGGATCGCGCCGAGCGCACCGAGCCCGAGCAGCGCCGAGCGCGCGCGGAGCTGGGGCTCGTCGTGCTCGACCATGCCCTCGCTCGAGACGCCCTCGCGCGCACGAACGAGCGCTTCGTCGAGCTCCCGGCGCGCGCGCTCCGACGCCTCCAATGCGGCGCGCAGCTCCGCGATCTCGGTGCGCAACGCCGCGATCTGCGCCTGATCGGCGACGCGTGGATGTCGGTACATGCAGCGCACCGACAACCCACCCGCCGCGCGTGTTCCCGCAGCCCGCGCTGCCGTCACGCCGAGATCACCAGCTCAGATGTCGAGCTCCTTCACGTCGAGCGCGTGGTGCTCGATGAACTCGCGGCGCGGCTCGACCTCGTCGCCCATCAGCAGCGAGAAGAGCTGATCCGTCTGCAGCGCGTCGTCCACCTTCACCTGCAGCAGCACGCGCGTGTCGGGATTCATCGTCGTGTCCCAGAGCTGCTCCGGGTTCATCTCGCCGAGACCCTTGTAGCGCTGGATCGACAGGCCCTTGCGACCGCGCGCCTCGACCCACGCGACGAGATCGTCGACGCCACCGATCTCCTCGGTGCGCCCACTCTCACCGTCTTCCTCGCTCGCGCCGGTCACCGCGACGAAGGGCGGCGCGCCGAGCGCCGCGACTCCGTCCCAGATCGCGCGCAGCTGCCCGAAGTCCGCGCCGTTCACGAAGTCGACGTCGATCGTCGTCGTCTTCGTGCTCACGCCCGCGCGCGTGCTGAAGCGGACGCGCGACGCGCTGTGCTCCGGGTCCTCCTCGACGCGCGCGATGATCGGCAGCAGGTCCGGCTGCTTCTCGCCGACGTACGACTCGACCGACTTGATCGCGGCGTCCACCGTCGCGCGATCACGCAGCCCGTCCGCATCGAGGCGCGCCACGCGCACCAGCGCCTCGACGATCGACGGCTCGAGCCGCCGCTCCATCGCGCGCAGCAGCTTCTTCCAGCGGTTCATGTCGTCGAGCAGTCGCTTCAGCGAGTCGCCCGCGAGCGGCACCTGACCGCCCGTCGTGCGCACCACGACTCCGTCGATGCCCGAGTCGATCACGAAGCGCGCGAACGCGTCCTCGTCCTTGAGGTACTGCTCCTTCTTGCCCTTCTTCACGCGATAGAGCGGAGGCTGCGCGATGTACACGTATCCGCGCCGGATCGCCTCGGGCATCTGTCGATAGAAGAACGTGAGCAGCAGAGTCCGGATGTGCGATCCGTCGACGTCTGCGTCGGTCATGATGATCACGTGGTGATAGCGGAGCTTGTCGATGTCGAAGTTGCCACTCGCATCGACACCCGCGCCGAGCGCCGTGATCAGCGTCCCGACCTCCTGGTTGCTCAGCATCTTGTCGAAGCGCGCACGCTCGACGTTCAGGATCTTCCCGCGCAGCGGCAGGATCGCCTGGGTGCGTCGATCACGACCCTGCTTCGCCGAGCCACCTGCCGAGTCACCCTCGACGATGTAGAGCTCGCTCTCCGCGGGGTCCTTCGCCTGACAGTCGGCGAGCTTGCCGGGCAGGTTGCTCGCGTCGAGCATGCCCTTGCGCTGCACCTGCTCGCGCGCCTTGCGCGCAGCCTCGCGCGCGCGCGCCGCGGTGACGCTCTTGTCGACGACCTTGCGCGCCTCCTGCGGGTGCTCCTCGAAGAACAGCGCGAGCTTCTCGTTCACGATGTTCTCGACGATGCCCTTCACCTCGCTCGAGACGAGCTTGTCCTTCGTCTGCGAGCTGAAGCTCGGATCGGGGTGCTTCACCGAGACGATCGCGGTCAGGCCCTCACGAACGTCCTCGCCCGACAGCGACGCGCCCTTGAGCTCCTTCACCAGGTTGTGCTCGGCGCCGTAGCCGTTGACCGTCTTGGTCAGCGCGCCGCGCAGGCCCGTGAGGTGCGTGCCGCCGTCCTTGTTGTGGACGTTGTTCGTGTAGCAGTAGACCTGCTCCTGGAACGACTCGTTCCACTGCAGCGCGAGCTCGACCTGCACGCGGTCGCGCTCGTCGATGATGTAGATGACCTCGTCGTGGATCGGAGTCTTGCTCTTGTTGAGCAGACGGACGAACTCACGAATGCCGCCGGCGAACTGATACGTCGTCTTGCGCCCTTCGCCGCCCTCTTCCTCGAGCTCGATGATCAGACCGGCATTGAGGAACGAGATCTCGCGAAGGCGATTGTTGAGGACGTCCCAGCTCCACTCGGGATTGGTGAAGATCTCGAGGTCCGGCTTGAAGCTCACCTTCGTGCCGGTCTTGTCGGTCACGCCGACCGGCGCGATCGGCGCCTGCGGAACGCCGCGCCGATACTCCTGCTGCCACACCTTGCCCTCGCGGCGGATCTCGAGGCGCAGCCACTCGCTCACCGCGTTGACCGCGGAGACGCCGACGCCGTGCAGACCGGCGGAGACCTTGTACGAGTCGTTGTCGAACTTGCCGCCGGCGTGCAGCACGGTCATCACGACCTCGGCCGCGCTCACGCCCTTCTCGTGCATGCCGACGGGGATGCCGCGACCGTTGTCGACGACGGTGATCGATCCGTCGCTGTGCAGCGTGACCACGATGCGATCGCAGTGACCGGCGAGGTGCTCGTCGACCGCGTTGTCGACGACCTCCCACACGAGGTGGTGCAGGCCCGTGCCGTCGTGCACGTCGCCGATGTACATGCCGGGCCGCTTTCGGACGGCCTCGAGGCCCTCGAGGACCTGGATGGATCGCTCGCCGTACGACGACGCGCTCGGAGGCTGGCTCCGCTCCTCGGTGACAGGGGTCTGAGGTTCGTTCGAGTCGGTGACGGACATGCGATGCGGTGTTTCTCCGGGGGACGGTGTTTGCTGCTTCGCGGACTGATCGCCGCGAAGTGTCTTCCGAAGGAGAGAAAAGAGGCCCCGAAAAAGAGGCCTGAGAATAGCCCGGAACGAGCGCCGCAGCAACCCCGCGCGACGCTCGCAACATATTGGAATCACTACTGTTTTGGACGCGCTCCGGAGCTCAGTAGTAGTAGGCCCACAGAAAACACATCTCGTCGGCGAAATCGAGCCCGAACGAGACGGTCTCCGCGCGGTCGTTGTAGTAGGTGCAGGTCAGTCGGAGACCCTCGTCGGAACCGAGCACGAGCGGCGGCGCGAACGTGTCCAGCGGAGGCTCCGCCCACTCGGTCGACTCGTGCAGCGGCGGCGTGTCGTAGTCGCTCTCCGAGCGCGCGCGATGGATCGCCGCGTACGTGCCCAGCGAGTGCGTGTGCGACGTGAGCGCGAAGAGGCGCGCGCCGTCGGGCACGTAGTGGAAGCTCGTGACCGTGGTCTCGCGGCGCGGCGGGAGCGTGAGCGACATGTCGCCGGTGAAGAGGAACTCGACCGGCGCGCGCGCCGTGGTGTCGTCGAGCGGATGGAACTCGAAGGTCACGCTCGAGCGCACGTCGATCGGCTCGCGCGTGTAGTTGATCTCGTGGATCTCGAGGCGGATGTGCTGGTTCGCGCCGAACTCGAGCGCGGCCTCCTCGGGGTACACGAGCTCGGCGTCCACCGTCTCCGCGATGAACACCGCCTCGCCTCCGTCGGCGAACGGGAAGCACGGATACGGCGTCTCGCGGACCGGCATGTCGGTGCGATAGACGATCATGTGATGACTGCCCTGCGGCAGGTGCGTGCGGATCGCGCGGACCTGACGCGCGACGGGATTGCCCGCGTCGAGGATCACGCAGACGGTCCGCTCGTCGCCCGGCGCGAGCGCTTGCGGGCCGAACGAGACGGTGACCGACGGCGCATCGGGATCGATCGCGCCCGCGTCGTTCGGGAGCACGGTGCCGGAGTCGTTCGGAGCTCCGCCGCCGTCGACCTCGCTCGTGCGAGACGAGCCACAAGCACACAGCACGAGCACGATCGCGAATGGAGCGAGAGCGCGCATCGAAGACCTCCCGAGCGAGCGGGATCGTACCGATCCGATCAAGCTCGCGAAACGAGCACGTCACACGCGCATCGAGGTGGATGTGCGATGCGGGCTGGCGACGGCACCTGCCAGGAACTGGTCACTCGGGCTCGCGCGCACGGGGCGAGATCGCACGCCGGAGAGCACGACGCTGTACGGATCGGCTCGGCGAGGAACGAATCGCTGCATCGAGGTCGCGTTCCGTACTACGAATGCGCTGTCGATCCAGGCACATACGTTGCTGAACGGCGGGCTCATGATGCGTGCGCATGCATACCGATTCCTTGTCGCCCTCGCGCTGACGTCGATCGCGGCGGGCTGTTCCAACGACACGAACGAGCCAGCGCATCGCGGCTCGTGGGTGGAGATCCAGGAGGTGGAGCTCACCGCCGACGCGCTCGACGTGGAGAACCACGACGCGTTCCAGTCGGTGGTCGTGGAGGACGATCGCCTCGTCTTCCGCTTCGACGGGACCTCGCCGCTGCGCGTGGGCCACGTGGTCGCGGGCGTCACGGGCACGGGCTACCTGCGCAAGGTGCTGACGATCGACGAGCAGGCGGACGGCTCGATCGTGGCGACGACGCGCGACGCGACGCTCGCGGAGTACTTCGTGACCCTGCGCGCGATCGCGCACTACGATCCGATCCGCGTCGACGAGCCGGTCGAGGCGAGGGAGGAGGGCGTCGCGATCGAGTCGCTCGGCGACTGCATGGACGCGCAGCCCTGTCTTCTCGGCGGCACCCCGTCGTTCATGGGCAACCCGATGGATCTGCTGGGCTGCACCGGCGCGTCGGGCTTCGGTCTCACGCCCTTCGTCGAGACCGACTTCCGCAGCATGGACGTGCCGATCGACATCGACATCGACGTCGGGCTCACCGGCATCAGCGCGAACCCGACGATGTACCTCGACCTCGACGGCACCGTCAGCGCGGGCGTGCACGTGACCGGCGACGGACGCGGCGAGCTGATGTGCATGGCGGACTTCATGGCGCTCGCGGGCGGCGGTCAGGCGCCGGAGATCCGGCTGATGCGCGTCATCGTGTACGGCGTCCCGATCGAGCTGCTCGCGTCGCCGGTGCTGAACGGCGAGCTCAGCGCGATGAGCGACGCGGGCCAGTTCCGGTTCACTGCGGGCGTCGAGATGACCGCGAACCTCGAGCTCGGCCTGAAGGAGGGCGAGTACCACCAGGTCGGTCCCGACGTGGACGTCGATCCGATCGCGCGCCTCTCGACCGAGCGCGCGGGCCCGGTCACGGCGAGCGGTCAGATCGCGGCGGGCGTCTCGGTGCGCCTGCAGATCGGCTATCGCTGGAAGCGCAGCGGCTTCACGATCAACATCGGCGCGGCGGCGATCGCGGAGCTCACGGGCAGCGTGGGCGTCGAGCTGACGAGCGACGCGGGCGGCTGCGAGTGGAACTGCGACTTCCCGTGGGCGCTCGAGTTCACGCCGAGCGTCGAGCTGAGCCTGATGATCGAGGACATCGGGCCGACGTGGACCCACGAGTTCGATCCCTTCACGCTCGCCGAGGGCAGCCTCGGGTCGGTGAGCGGGACGCTCGATGCGTGTCAGGTCGGCGGCGGCGAGTGCACCGGGCCGGGCTCGTGCCTCGACGAGATGTTCGACAACAACGTGTGCGAGGGACGCATGGGCTTCCAGCAGTGCACCCCGACCACGTACGCGCACTGCACGTGCACCGCGTCGGGATGGGCGAACTGCAGCGAGTGCATGTGATCGACTGAGCGATCGAGGAGACGGCCGGGCCACGCGCCCGGCCGTTTTCGTTCCGTCAGATCGCGAGCTCGGCGCGCAGCGCGGCGATGCGCGCCTCGAGCACGTCGGGCTCGTACGGCAGCGCGGGATGGAGGCCCCACACCGGGCGCGGCCACGCGTCGTCGGTCGGGAAGCGCGCGACGACGTGCACGTGGAGCTGCGCGACGACGTTGCCGATCGCCGCAACGTTCATCTTGTGCGCGGACACGATGCGCGAGAGCGCGGACGCGACCTGCGCGGACTCGTCGATCAGCGCGTGTCGATCGCGCTCGTCGAGCTCGTGGATCTCGCGCACCCCGGGACGTGCCGGGACGAGCAGCGCCCACGGATACCGCGCGTCGCGCATCCATCGGACGTGGCAGAGCGGAAGACGCCCGACCGGCGCGCTGTCGGCCTCGATGCGCGGATCGAGCGCGAAGATCACTCGCCGGGGCCCTCGTAGCCCTCGGGCTCCTCGACGTCTTCCATGCCGCGCTGCAGCGGCGCGCGGAGCTCGCCGTGGATCGTGATGCCGCCGGTCGTCATGAGCTCCTGGTGGTACTCGACGATCACCGGGCCCTGCTCGGGGCAGTACACGGTGCGCGAGCGACCCTGCGTCTGCTCGTTCTCGACGACGACCTCGACGCACTCGGAGAACGTGCCCGCGGGCACGGTGACCTCCTGGTCCGTCTGGGTGATCCGCGCGGTGCGACCGTTGCCCGCGTCCCAGGTCTCGCCGACGACCAGCGGATCGCGCACGTGCCACGCGTTCGCGTCGACGTCCCAGATGCCCTCTTCGCGCAGCTCGTAGACGTGTCGCTCGCGCGCACCGTCGGCCTGGATCACGAAGCGCGGCGGCAGCGCCTCGGTGACGCGCGTGATCGAGAGCGTCGAGATGCCGGTCTGGGTGTCGACGTCGTGCGTCCAGATGTAGCCCTCGCCCATCGGATAGAGCTCGCGCGCGCGGAGCGGGCCGGTGCGCGTCGCGGTGTGGGTCTGTGCACCGCCGCAGCCGGCGAGCGCGAGGACGAGGAACGCGGAGACGAGAGGTCGCTTCATCATTCCAGCACGTAGACGTAGGTGATGACGAGGAGCGCGACGGCGCAGAGCACGAGGAACACGATCTGCACGGGGTCCATCGCGGTGCGGCGGGCGAGCTCGCGCGCGGCGTCGACGATCTTCGGATCGATCGCGCGCTCGAGCTCGGTGGTCAGGGCCCGCACCAGCGCGTAGTTGCCCGCCTCGAACGCAGCGTTCGCTTCGCGCAGCTTCTCGCCCTCCGCGGTCCCCTCGCCGGGGAGGCGCGTGGGCTCGGTGGGCTCGTCGGCCGCGCCGCGATGGCGCTTCTTCTTCGCGACCTTGGTCGCCTTCGGACCGGTGTCCTCGGGCTCCGGCTCGGCCTTGATCGGATCTTCGCTCACGCGGGGCTCCGGTTCGTCGACGCGCACGTGCACGGGCACGAGCACGTGCACGTCTGTGGCGTCTTGGAGCGGGAGAGGGGGATCATTCGGGGAGGGGATACGGCGGGTACTGCGGGACCTCGTCGTCGGGGATCTGCCACGGCGATCCCCAGAGGCTCGCGCCGCCGTCGATGTAGAAGGTCTGACCGGTGACGAAGTCCGCCTGCGTGCTCGCGAGGTAGACGATCAGGTGCGACGTCTCCTCGGCGCTGCCGAGGCGCTTCAGCGGGGTCGACGCGCGCGACATCTCGAGCAGCTCGGGCGGGTACTGCGCGGTGCCCGTCGTCTTGATCACGCCGGGCGCGACCGCGTTGACGCGGATGCCGTGCACCGCCCACTCGACCGCGAGCGTCTTCGTGAGGTTCTCGACGCCGGCGCGCGCCGCGCCGGTGTGCGCCATGCCGGGGAAGCCGCGCGCGACGTTCGCGATGACGTTCACGATGCGCCCGCGCTTGCTCGGGATGAACGCGCGGCGCGCGACCGCGTGGGTCATGGTCCAGGTGCCGAGCAGGTTGTTGCGGACCACCGCCTCGAAGCCCTTCGGCGCGAGGTGCTCGGCGGGCGTGGGGAACTGGCCGCCCGCGTTGTTGACGAGGATCGACGCGCGACCGAAGCTCGCGACGACGCCGTCGACGAACGCCTCGACCTCCTCGGGCTTGCGGATGTCGCAGGCCGCGTGGTGCACGTCGATGCCGTCGGCGCGCAGGCGATCGGCGGCCTCGGCCAGGGGCTCGGGGCGACGACCGCAGATCGCGATCTTCGCTCCCAGGGTGCCGAGCTCTCGCGCGACCGCGAAGCCGATGCCGGTTCCACCACCGGTGACGATCGCGACTTCGCCGTCGAAGAGAGCCGCTCGGAAGATGTGCTGCAAGACTGCGTGACCTCCGTCCGGAGCCAACCCCAATCCCGGCGGCCGGTATATCGCAGCCCTGCACGGGTGGCTACGCCGCTACGATGGCGAGCGTGACCTCGAGCGCGACGAGCGAGCTGCGCACCGGTGTCTCGCTCGTGCGGATGCACCCGGGGATCTCGATCGCGCTCGGCGCGGCGATCGTGCTCTCGCTGTGCGCGGTGTGCACCGGGCTCGGCGCCATCGTGGGGCCGTGGTTCGTGTGCGAGCTCTACGGCGTGCAGATCGCGGCGGCGACGGGGATCGCGCGGCCGCGCACCAGCGCGTGGATCCGCGCGGCGGCGATCGTGCTGGCGACGGTGGTGATCGTCGCGCTGACGGGATGGCTCGCGGCGCTGGGGTTCGGCCCCGACGTCGCGACCGCGGATGCCGCCGAGGAGCCGCTTCCCTGGCCCGAGGCGCTGCGGCGCGTCGGGCTGATCACGGGCTCGGTGATCCTCGCGGTGGGGTTCATCGCGCCGTTCCTCTATGCGCCGCTGGTGCTGATCGATCGCGGCGGGCGCATCGGCGGCGCGGTGGTGGAGAGCGCGTGGCTCGCGTGGCGAAGCGGCGTGCTGCGGCACCTCGCGCTCACGTTCGTCGTGTTCTTCCTGCAGCTCTCGCCGGCGCTGATCACCGCGATGATCGTCGCGCGCACGTTCGAGCGCGCGGCGACGCCGCTCGGGCTGCTCGGCGCGCTGCCGCTGATGACGATCACGATCCCGCTCGGTCAGGCGTGGACGACCGCGGCGTACCTCGAGCGGCGCGCGCTGCTCGCGGTGCCGCGCGCGGTGCAGGCGCGCGGGCCGGTGCCGCGCACGCTGGTCGCGCTGCTCTCGTTCGACGTGCTCGCGCCGGTGCTCGCGCTGGCGATGCTCGGATTGAGCGCGCTGCGCCCCTCGACGCCGGCGGAGTCGGACGCACCTCCGGGCACGACGCTGATCGATCGCGAGGTGCACGAAGAACGCGCGCGCATCGTGGTGCCCGACACGACGATCACGGTGATGGTCGAGGGCCGCGAGCTGATCGTGCGCGCCGGGGACGGCGAAGCCGACGGCGCGGGGCGGCTGCCGCGCGCGTGGCCGAGCGCGATCGAGCGGGTGCGCGTGGTGCGAGCGCGCGACGTGTACGCGATCACGATCGAAGCGAACGATCGGGTGTTCCACACGCGCATCGACGGTGCGGGCATGCGCGTCGACGACTCGATCCGGCGCAGGCTCGAGCAGCACGTTCCGACGTGGGCGCTGCTGACGATCCTCGCGGCGTTCCTGGTGTTCGGCCTGCTCGGTGGGC is a window encoding:
- the gyrB gene encoding DNA topoisomerase (ATP-hydrolyzing) subunit B, giving the protein MSVTDSNEPQTPVTEERSQPPSASSYGERSIQVLEGLEAVRKRPGMYIGDVHDGTGLHHLVWEVVDNAVDEHLAGHCDRIVVTLHSDGSITVVDNGRGIPVGMHEKGVSAAEVVMTVLHAGGKFDNDSYKVSAGLHGVGVSAVNAVSEWLRLEIRREGKVWQQEYRRGVPQAPIAPVGVTDKTGTKVSFKPDLEIFTNPEWSWDVLNNRLREISFLNAGLIIELEEEGGEGRKTTYQFAGGIREFVRLLNKSKTPIHDEVIYIIDERDRVQVELALQWNESFQEQVYCYTNNVHNKDGGTHLTGLRGALTKTVNGYGAEHNLVKELKGASLSGEDVREGLTAIVSVKHPDPSFSSQTKDKLVSSEVKGIVENIVNEKLALFFEEHPQEARKVVDKSVTAARAREAARKAREQVQRKGMLDASNLPGKLADCQAKDPAESELYIVEGDSAGGSAKQGRDRRTQAILPLRGKILNVERARFDKMLSNQEVGTLITALGAGVDASGNFDIDKLRYHHVIIMTDADVDGSHIRTLLLTFFYRQMPEAIRRGYVYIAQPPLYRVKKGKKEQYLKDEDAFARFVIDSGIDGVVVRTTGGQVPLAGDSLKRLLDDMNRWKKLLRAMERRLEPSIVEALVRVARLDADGLRDRATVDAAIKSVESYVGEKQPDLLPIIARVEEDPEHSASRVRFSTRAGVSTKTTTIDVDFVNGADFGQLRAIWDGVAALGAPPFVAVTGASEEDGESGRTEEIGGVDDLVAWVEARGRKGLSIQRYKGLGEMNPEQLWDTTMNPDTRVLLQVKVDDALQTDQLFSLLMGDEVEPRREFIEHHALDVKELDI
- a CDS encoding HIT domain-containing protein translates to MIFALDPRIEADSAPVGRLPLCHVRWMRDARYPWALLVPARPGVREIHELDERDRHALIDESAQVASALSRIVSAHKMNVAAIGNVVAQLHVHVVARFPTDDAWPRPVWGLHPALPYEPDVLEARIAALRAELAI
- a CDS encoding SDR family oxidoreductase: MQHIFRAALFDGEVAIVTGGGTGIGFAVARELGTLGAKIAICGRRPEPLAEAADRLRADGIDVHHAACDIRKPEEVEAFVDGVVASFGRASILVNNAGGQFPTPAEHLAPKGFEAVVRNNLLGTWTMTHAVARRAFIPSKRGRIVNVIANVARGFPGMAHTGAARAGVENLTKTLAVEWAVHGIRVNAVAPGVIKTTGTAQYPPELLEMSRASTPLKRLGSAEETSHLIVYLASTQADFVTGQTFYIDGGASLWGSPWQIPDDEVPQYPPYPLPE